GGGGGCGGCGGTACGGAACCCGGCCAGCCCTGCCCGGGGGGTATGGGCGGCTGCGAGGGCGTCGCCGGGTGTTGTCCCGACCCGCCCCAGGCGCCGCCTCCCACTCCTTGCTGCATCCGCTGCCACTCCGTCTCGTTCCGGCGACTGATGCGAGAACGTTATATGACCCCGGACCGCCGGCGTCCCACCGCTGCCGTCAGGCGGTCACTTCGTCCGCCAGAGCGCGCAACGCCAGGCGGTACGAACCGATGCCGAAGCCCGCCACGGTGCCGGTCGCCACCGCGGCGATCACGGAGGTGTGCCGGAACTCCTCGCGGGCGTACGGGTTCGAGATGTGCACCTCGATCAGCGGCGCGGTGCGCTGCGCCGCCGCGTCCCGCATGGCGTACGAGTAGTGCGTGAAGGCGCCCGGGTTGATGACCACGGGAATCCTGCCGTCCGCCGCCTCGTGCAGCCAGCGCACCAGCTCGCCCTCGTCGTTGGTCTCGCGGACCTCGACGTCGAAGCCGAGTTCCGCGCCGACCGCGCGGCAGCTCTCGACGAGCCCGGTGTAGGAGGTGGCCCCGTACACGTCGGGCTCGCGCGACCCGAGCCGGCCCAGGTTCGGGCCGTTCAGGACGAACACGCGCCGGCTCACGCTCCGACCTCGCCGTACGCCGCGAACAGCACCGCGGGGTCCGGCCCCTCCAGGACGGTCGGCTTGGCCAGCCCGTCGAGGACGATGAAGCGCAGCAGGTCGCCGCGGGACTTCTTGTCGACCTTCATGGTCTCCAGCAGCTTGGGCCACTGGTCGCCGCGGTAGGTCAGCGGCAGGCCGACGGAGGCGAGGACCGCCTTGTGCCGGTCGGCCGTGGCGTCGTCCAGCCGGCCCGCGAGCCGACCGAGCTCGGCGGCGAAGACCATGCCGACGGACACGGCCGCGCCGTGGCGCCACTTGTAGCGCTCGTTCTTCTCGATGGCGTGCGCGAGGGTGTGCCCGTAATTGAGGATCTCCCGCAGCCCGGCCTCCTTGAGGTCGCTGGAGACCACGTCCGCCTTGACCTGGATCGAGCGGGTGATCAGCTCGGCGGTGTGCGGTCCGGCGGGGGTGCGGGCCGCCTGCGGGTCCGCCTCGATCAGGTCGAGGATCACCGGGTCGGAGATGAAACCGGCCTTGATGATCTCGGCGAGACCGCTGACGTAGTCGTTGACCGGCAGCGAGTCCAGCGCCGCGAGGTCGCAGAGCACGCCGGCGGGCGGGTGGAAGGCGCCGACGAGGTTCTTGCCCTCGGCGGTGTTGATGCCGGTCTTGCCGCCGACGGCCGCGTCCACCATGGCGAGCACGGTGGTGGGTACGGCGATCCAGCGCACGCCGCGCAGCCAGGAGGCGGCCACGAAGCCGGCGAGGTCGGTGGTGGCGCCGCCGCCCACGCCGACGATCACGTCGGTGCGGGTGAAGCCGGACTGGCCCAGCGCCTTCCAGCAGTACGCGGCGACCTCGATCGTCTTGGCCTCCTCGGCGTTCGGCACCTGGATGGCGACCGCCTCGTAGCCCTGCGCGGCCAGGTCGTCCCGCAGCGCCTCACCGGTCGAGGCGAGCGCCTCGGGGTGGATCACCGCGACCCGCTTGGCCTTCGTGCCGATGAGGGAGCCGAGCTCGCCGAGCAGCTGCCGGCCGACCAGCACGTCGTACGCGTCGTGTCCGGCGCTCTCGCCGACCTGGATGCGCGTCACCTGGTCTGTCATACGTCCTTCAACTCCAGAGCGTCGAGGACCGCCTGCGCGACCTCTTCGGGGGTGCGGTCGTCGGTGGCCACGACGACGCGCGCGACTTCGGTGTACAGGTGGCGCCTGGCCTCCATCAGCTCGCGCCACTGGCGGCGCGGGTTGACGGCGAGCAGCGGGCGCGCGGCGCCCAGGCCGACGCGCCGGACCGCCTCCTCGACGTCCATCGACAGGTAGGCGACGGGCAGGCCGGCCAGCAGCCCGCGGGTGCCCTCGTCGAGGACGGCTCCGCCGCCGAGGGAGAGGACGCCGGTGTGCTCGGCGACGGCGGCCGCGACGGCCTGCCGTTCCAGCTCGCGGAAGTACGGCTCGCCCTCGTCGACGAAGAGGTCGGAGATCTCCCGGCCGGTGGCCGCGACGATGTCGGCGTCGGTGTCCCGGTAGGGGACGCCGAGGCCTGCGGCGAGGAGTTCTCCCACCGTGGACTTGCCGGACCCCATGGGTCCGACGAGGACGACCAGTGGTCCGGCGGTCACCGGATCTGCAGGTTGTCGAGGTACGAGCGGACGTTGCGGCGGGTCTCGGGGACCGAGTCGCCGCCGAACTTCTCGACGACGGCGTCGGCCAGCACGAGCGCGACCATCGCCTCGGCGACGATGCCGGCGGCCGGGACGGCGCACACGTCGGAGCGCTGGTGGTGGGCCACCGTCGCCTCTCCGGTGGCCACGTCCACGGTGGCGAGCGCGCGCGGCACGGTCGCGATGGGCTTCATCGCGGCGCGTACGCGCAGCAGCTCACCGGTGGTCAGGCCGCCCTCGGTGCCGCCGGAACGACCCGAGGTGCGGCGCAGTCCCTCGTCGGTGGACACGATCTCGTCGTGCGCCTGGGAGCCGGGCACGCGGGCCAGCTCGAAGCCGTCGCCGACCTCGACGCCCTTGATGGCCTGGATGCCCATGAGCGCGGCGGCGAGCCGGGCGTCGAGGCGGCGGTCCCAGTGGACGTGCGAGCCGAGGCCGACGGGCACCCCGTACGCGAGGACCTCGACGACGCCGCCGAGGGTGTCGCCGTCCTTGTGGGCCTGGTCGATCTCGGCGACCATCGCCTTCGAGGCGTCGGCATCGAGGCAGCGCACCGGGTCGGCGTCGAGCTTGTCGACGTCGGCGGGGGTCGGGTAGACGCCGTACGGGGCCTTGGCCGCCGCGAGTTCCACCACGTGCGAGACGATCTCGATGCCGGCGACCTCCTTGATGAAGGACCGGGCGATGGCGCCCAGGGCCACGCGGGCGGCCGTCTCACGGGCGCTGGCGCGCTCCAGGATCGGGCGGGCCTCGGAGAAGCCGTACTTCTGCATGCCCGCCAGGTCGGCGTGGCCGGGGCGCGGGCGGGTCAGCGGCGCGTTGCGGCCGGTCTCCTTGAGCAGCGAGGGGTCGACGGGGTCGGCCGACATGACCGTCTCCCACTTGGGCCACTCGGTGTTGCCGATCATGACGGCGATCGGGGAACCCTGGGACAGTCCGTGGCGGACGCCGCCGAGGAAGGTGATCTCGTCCTGCTCGAACTTCATCCGGGCACCGCGGCCATAGCCGAGCCGGCGCCGGGCCAGGTGGTCGGCCACCAGCTCGGTGGTGACCGGGACGCCGGCGGGGAGGCCCTCCAGCGTCGCCACCAGGGCCGGTCCGTGCGACTCTCCAGCGGTCAGCCAACGCAACCTGCTCAACGATGCTCCTCATGCTCGCGCCTGGCACAGCGACGGCGCGATCGGGTGCGCGGCCCGGACCCGCCTCACCCGATCCTCCCATGTCCGCGGGGGTATCCCGGTGCCAGGTCCAGGTATCGGACGGGGGATCCGTCAGGTCCCCGCCCTTCGAGGGGGTGTCACGTCCTCACGGGCGGTCCCGGAGCGCCTCTTCGCCCGCAGCGCGCATGGCCGCCAACGGTCCGGGGGCACGGCCGGTCATCTGCTCGACCTGGAGGACGGCCTGGTGGACCAGGAGGTCCAGCCCGCCGAGGAGCGTGCCGCCGCGCTCCGTCCAGGCCGCCGCGAGCGCGGTGGGCCACGGGTCGTACAGGACGTCGAACAGGGTCCCCGCGCCGGCGGGCACCTCCCGGGCCAGCGCGTCGGTGGCGCCCGCCGGGGTGGTGGCGATCACCAGTGGTGCGCCGAGCGCCTCGGCCGCCCGTGACCAGTCGGCCGTGCGGACGTCGACGCCGAGCCGTTCGCCCCACTGCCGCATCTCGTCGGCGCGCTCGCGCGAGCGTACGTACGCGGTGACCTCGCCGGTGCAGACGCGGGAGAGCGCCGCCAGCGCCGAGGAGGCGGTGGCCCCGGCGCCGAGGACGGCGGCGGCGGGCACCTTCTCGACGCCGCGTTCGTGCAGTGCGGCGATGATGCCGGGGATGTCGGTGTTGTCGCCGAGGCGCCGGCCGTCCGGGGTGAGGACGACCGTGTTGACGGCCTCCACCGAAGCGGCGGTGTCGCTGATCCCGTCGAGCAGCGGGATGATCGCCCGCTTCAGCGGCATGGTGAGGGACAGCCCGGCCCACTCGGGGCCGAGGTCGGCGACGAACCCGGCGAGCGTGGCCTCGTCGATCTCGAAGCGGTCGTACGTCCAGTCGAGGAGGCCCAGTTCCCGGTACGCGGCGCGGTGCAGGACCGGGGAGAGGGAGTGCTCGATGGGCGACCCCAGCACCGCGGCCCGCCGTACTGTCGGCTGCAATTCCCTCGCCCCTCACCCACGATTGCGTCCGCACGCACGCGCGCGGGCGACCGGGCCGGTGCCCGGGCGCGAGAGACAGTACAGCAGCCCTTGGGGCGACGAGGACACCCGGTCCCCGCCGTCCGGGGACGGCGGGGACCGGGTGCGAAGGCGTCGCGAACGGTCGGACTACTGGCCCGACTTCTTGCGCTCCCTCTCGTATTCCTCGACGTTGACGTTGTGCTCGTCGTTGGTGACGGCGAACAGCGTCTTGTTCTCGTTGACGGACACGAAGTAGTACCAGGGGCCGGGTTCCGGATTCGTCGCCGCCTTGAGCGCGTCGGCGCCCGGGTTGCTGATCGGACCCGCGGGCAGACCCACGATCTTGTACGTGTTGTAGGGGTCGGCGATCTGGCGCAGTTCCTTGACCGAACCGACGTCGAGGGTGCTCTGGCCCTTGATGTAGTTGATCGTGGAGTCGAAGTCGAGCAGACCGTTCGTCTCGGTGTTGCCCGGCTTGAGGCGGTTGTAGACCACGCGCGAGATCTTGTCGAAGTCGTGCTGGTACTTGCCCTCGGCCTGGACGAGGCTCGCGACGGTGACGAGTTCGAGGGGGTTCTTCAGGCCCATCTTCGTGGCCTGGCCCTTGACGTCGGCGTTCGCGTACTCCTGGCTCGCCTTGGCGACCATCTGCTTGAGCAGGGCCTCCGGCTTCATGTCCTTGCCCAGGTCGTAGCGGGCCGGGTAGAGGAAGCCTTCCAGCGGGTCCTTGATGTCCTTGTTGGAGTTGGCCCAGTCCGGCAGGCCGAGGTTCTTGGACTCCTTGGTCGCCACGTCCTTCGTGGTGCCGGGCTTGAGGGAGAGCTTCTTGTCGATCAGGGTGTAGATCTCGAAGTTGCGCTTGCCCTCGGGGATCGTGAGCACGTTCAGGGCCGAGGGGTCGAGCATGATCTCGACCGCGGACCTGGCGGACATCTCCTTCTTGAGGGAGTAGACGCCCGGCTGGATGGACTTGCCCTTGGGGTTGGCCTCGGCGGCGGCGGCGAAGGCCTCCGCGCTGGCCACGACGCCCGCCTTCTTGAGGAGCTGGCCCATCAGCATCAGGCCCGCGTTCTTGGGGATCTCCACGTCGACGGTCTCGTCGTTGCCCGTGCCGGCGAAGTCCGCGGCGGAGCTGAACTTGCCCTTGAGGTAGGTGTAGCCGTAGTAGCCGCCCCCGCCGACGACGCCCACGATCACGAGGGCGGCGATCAGGCACGCGGCGCCGCTGCGCTTCGTCGTGTCCTTCGAACGGCCGGACCTGCGCCCCCCGCCCGACCCGTCGGGGTCGCCGCCGGCGACGTCCTCCTCCTCGCGCTCCTCCGTCAGGAGGTCGCCGTCCTGTGCCTCGGCCCCGGGCTCGGGCTCCAGGTGCCGCCGGCCCGGCGGCCGCGGCGGCGGGTAGGCGTCGGGGGTGCTGTACAGGTCGGGGGCCTCGCCGGGGTAGGCGCCCGCGTTCTGCTGGGTGTACGGGTCCACGCCGGCGTACGGGTCCACCGTCGCGGGCCCGGGGACGTACTGGCCCTGGCCGGTGTCCCAGACCTGGTCGCCGTACGGCTGCTGAGGCCCCTGGGGCTGCTGTTGGTGGGGTTGCTGCGGGGGAAGCTGCTGCCCGCCCTGCTGCTGGGCGGGCTGCTGCTGGGGGTATCCCTGCTGCGGGTACTGCTGCTGGTTCGGGTACTGCTGCGGGTCCTGGTACTGCGGGTCCGGGTACTGCGCCTGCGGGTACTGCTGCTGCGCGTACTGCTGCCGGTACTGCGGATCCGCGTACGAGGGCGGGCCGGTCTGGGGGTCCGGATGCTGCGGCGGCTGCTGCTGGTACTGCTCCTGAGCGCCGGTGTCGTAAGGCGTCTGACCCTGTTGGACCGGATGCCCGGTCCACCCCTGGTCCCCGTACAGGGGGTCCTCGGGGTGCCACGGTTCGGGGGTGCGGCCCCGGCCATACTCAGTCATCGATCCCCTAGAGCCGCGAGACGGAGGCAGCGGCTTCGTTGCCGCGGCACCCGGTTCCGCCTCTGAAGTGGTGGGCGACGGCTGTTCGAATGCCGCCACATCGCGCGGAACGTTACCGTATCGCGATCAGACAACCACTTCGACGCACTCGCCGGGCGGATTACCCGATACCCGTTCGGTCTCAAGAGCGGTTTGCAGGATCACGACGGCGGCCGCCTGGTCGATGACCGAGCGCCCCTTCTTCGCGTTCTTCCCGGACGCCCGTAGCCCCTGGGCTGCGGTGACCGTGGTCATCCGCTCGTCCACGAGACGGACCGTCACCGGCTTGATGCCCTTGGCCAGTTCGTTCGCGAAGGCACGCACCTTGACCGCGGCCGGCCCCTCCCGCCCGCTGAGCGAGCGGGGAAGGCCGACCACGACTTCGAGGGGCTCGTACTCCGCGACGAGCTGCCGCAGCCGCCGGTGGGCGAAGGGGATGTCCCGTCCCGGCACGGTTTCCACCGGTGTGGCCAGCACCCCGTCGGGGTCGCACGAGGCGACCCCGATCCGGGCGTCACCGACATCGACGGCCAGCCGGCGGCCGCGGCGCAGTGTCATCGGGCGGTCTCGCCCACGAGCCGCTCGACGGCCGCGACGGCGTCGCCGATGGCGGCCGGGTTCTGACCGCCGCCCTGGGCGACGTCGGGCTTGCCGCCGCCGCCACCACCGAGGGTCTTGGCGGCGGTGCGCACCAGGTCACCGGCCTTGAGGCCGCGTTCGCGGGCGGCCTCGTTGGTGGCGATGACCGTCAGCGGGCGGCCGCCCGCCACGGTGAACAGGGCCACGACGGCCGGGCGGTCGCCCTGCCCCGGCGCCTGGGCGAGCCGGCCGCGCACGTCGAGGACGAGCTTGCGCAGGTCGTCGGCGCCGGTGCCGTCCGGCACCTGGCCGGTGACGAGCGCGACGCCCCGTACGTCCTGGGCGCCGGCGGCGAGACCGGCGGCGGCCTGGAGGACCTTCTCCGCGCGGAACTTCTCGATCTCCTTCTCGGCGTCCTTCAGCTTGCCGAGCATGGAGGCGATCTTCTCCGGCAGCTCCTCCGGACGGCCCTTGACCAGCTCCTGGAGCTGGGCGACGACCGTGTGCTCCTTGGCGAGGAAGTTGTACGCGTCCACGCCCACGAGGGCCTCGACGCGGCGCACGCCGGAGCCGATGGACGACTCGCCGAGCAGCTTCACCAGGCCCAGCTGGGCCGTGTTGCCGACGTGCGTGCCGCCGCACAGCTCCTTGGAGAAGTCGCCGATGGTCACGACGCGCACCCGCTCGCCGTACTTCTCACCGAACTCGGCGATGGCGCCCTGCTTCTTCGCCTCGTCGATGCTCATGATCTCGGCGGTGACGTCCAGCTCGCGCGAGAGCACGTCGTTGATCTTCTGCTCGACGTCGGTGAGGACCGTGCCGGGGACGGCGTTCGGGGAGCCGAAGTCGAAGCGGAAGCGGCCGGGCGAGTTCTCGGAACCGGCCTGGGCGGCCGTCGGCCCGAGGGCGTCGCGCAGCGCCTGGTGCGTCAGGTGCGTGGCCGAGTGGGCGCGGGCGATGGCCCGGCGGCGGTTGACGTCGATGGCGGCGTACGCCGAGGCGCCCACCGTCACCTCGCCGACCTGGACGGAACCCTTGTGGACGGAGACGCCCGGGACGGGCTGCTGTACGTCGCGGATGACGACGACGGCGCCGGAGTCGAGCTTGATCCGGCCCTGGTCGGCGAGCTGGCCGCCGCCCTCGGCGTAGAAGGGGGTGCGGTCGAGGACGATCTCGACCTCGTCGCCCTCGGAGGCGGCGGGCGCGGAGACGCCGTTGACCAGCAGGCCGACGATCGTGGACTCGCCCTGGTTGGTGGCGTAGCCGGTGAACTCGGTGGCTCCGGCGCCGTCGGCGATCTCCCGGTAGGCGGACATGTCCGCGTGGCCGGTCTTCTTGGCCTTGGCGTCGGCCTTGGCGCGGTCGCGCTGCTCCTGCATCAGGCGGCGGAAGCCGGGCTCGTCCACGGAGAGGCCCTGTTCGGCGGCCATCTCCAGGGTGAGGTCGATCGGGAAGCCCCAGGTGTCGTGGAGCAGGAACGCCTTGTCGCCGGAGAGGACGGTGCCGCCGGTGGCCTTGGTCTCGCTCACGGCGGTGTCGAGGATGTTCGTGCCGCCCTTGACGGCCTTCAGGAAGGCGGCTTCCTCGGCGAGGGCGACGGTCTCGATGCGCTTGCGGTCGGTGACCAGCTCCGGGTACTGCTGCCCCATCGTGTCGATCACGACGTCCACGAGCTCCTGGACGACGGGACCGGTGGCGCCCATGAGGCGCATGTTGCGGATGGCGCGGCGCAT
This region of Streptomyces sp. NBC_00513 genomic DNA includes:
- the ruvX gene encoding Holliday junction resolvase RuvX, producing MTLRRGRRLAVDVGDARIGVASCDPDGVLATPVETVPGRDIPFAHRRLRQLVAEYEPLEVVVGLPRSLSGREGPAAVKVRAFANELAKGIKPVTVRLVDERMTTVTAAQGLRASGKNAKKGRSVIDQAAAVVILQTALETERVSGNPPGECVEVVV
- the aroC gene encoding chorismate synthase, with amino-acid sequence MSRLRWLTAGESHGPALVATLEGLPAGVPVTTELVADHLARRRLGYGRGARMKFEQDEITFLGGVRHGLSQGSPIAVMIGNTEWPKWETVMSADPVDPSLLKETGRNAPLTRPRPGHADLAGMQKYGFSEARPILERASARETAARVALGAIARSFIKEVAGIEIVSHVVELAAAKAPYGVYPTPADVDKLDADPVRCLDADASKAMVAEIDQAHKDGDTLGGVVEVLAYGVPVGLGSHVHWDRRLDARLAAALMGIQAIKGVEVGDGFELARVPGSQAHDEIVSTDEGLRRTSGRSGGTEGGLTTGELLRVRAAMKPIATVPRALATVDVATGEATVAHHQRSDVCAVPAAGIVAEAMVALVLADAVVEKFGGDSVPETRRNVRSYLDNLQIR
- the alaS gene encoding alanine--tRNA ligase, which encodes MESAEIRRRWLSFFEERGHTVVPSASLIADDPTLLLVNAGMVPFKPYFLGETKPPAPRATSVQKCVRTPDIEEVGKTTRHGTFFQMCGNFSFGDYFKEGAIKYAWELLTGSVADGGYGLEPEKLWITVYLDDDEAETIWRDVVGVPAERIQRLGKKDNFWSMGVPGPCGPCSEINYDRGPEFGVEGGPAVNDERYVEIWNLVFMQFERGAGDGKEDFPILGDLPSKNIDTGLGLERLAMILQGVRNMYETDTLRVVMDKATELTGVQYGAAHGTDVSMRVVADHIRTSVMLIGDGVTPGNEGRGYVLRRIMRRAIRNMRLMGATGPVVQELVDVVIDTMGQQYPELVTDRKRIETVALAEEAAFLKAVKGGTNILDTAVSETKATGGTVLSGDKAFLLHDTWGFPIDLTLEMAAEQGLSVDEPGFRRLMQEQRDRAKADAKAKKTGHADMSAYREIADGAGATEFTGYATNQGESTIVGLLVNGVSAPAASEGDEVEIVLDRTPFYAEGGGQLADQGRIKLDSGAVVVIRDVQQPVPGVSVHKGSVQVGEVTVGASAYAAIDVNRRRAIARAHSATHLTHQALRDALGPTAAQAGSENSPGRFRFDFGSPNAVPGTVLTDVEQKINDVLSRELDVTAEIMSIDEAKKQGAIAEFGEKYGERVRVVTIGDFSKELCGGTHVGNTAQLGLVKLLGESSIGSGVRRVEALVGVDAYNFLAKEHTVVAQLQELVKGRPEELPEKIASMLGKLKDAEKEIEKFRAEKVLQAAAGLAAGAQDVRGVALVTGQVPDGTGADDLRKLVLDVRGRLAQAPGQGDRPAVVALFTVAGGRPLTVIATNEAARERGLKAGDLVRTAAKTLGGGGGGKPDVAQGGGQNPAAIGDAVAAVERLVGETAR
- the aroQ gene encoding type II 3-dehydroquinate dehydratase, translated to MSRRVFVLNGPNLGRLGSREPDVYGATSYTGLVESCRAVGAELGFDVEVRETNDEGELVRWLHEAADGRIPVVINPGAFTHYSYAMRDAAAQRTAPLIEVHISNPYAREEFRHTSVIAAVATGTVAGFGIGSYRLALRALADEVTA
- a CDS encoding shikimate kinase; the protein is MTAGPLVVLVGPMGSGKSTVGELLAAGLGVPYRDTDADIVAATGREISDLFVDEGEPYFRELERQAVAAAVAEHTGVLSLGGGAVLDEGTRGLLAGLPVAYLSMDVEEAVRRVGLGAARPLLAVNPRRQWRELMEARRHLYTEVARVVVATDDRTPEEVAQAVLDALELKDV
- the mltG gene encoding endolytic transglycosylase MltG — encoded protein: MTEYGRGRTPEPWHPEDPLYGDQGWTGHPVQQGQTPYDTGAQEQYQQQPPQHPDPQTGPPSYADPQYRQQYAQQQYPQAQYPDPQYQDPQQYPNQQQYPQQGYPQQQPAQQQGGQQLPPQQPHQQQPQGPQQPYGDQVWDTGQGQYVPGPATVDPYAGVDPYTQQNAGAYPGEAPDLYSTPDAYPPPRPPGRRHLEPEPGAEAQDGDLLTEEREEEDVAGGDPDGSGGGRRSGRSKDTTKRSGAACLIAALVIVGVVGGGGYYGYTYLKGKFSSAADFAGTGNDETVDVEIPKNAGLMLMGQLLKKAGVVASAEAFAAAAEANPKGKSIQPGVYSLKKEMSARSAVEIMLDPSALNVLTIPEGKRNFEIYTLIDKKLSLKPGTTKDVATKESKNLGLPDWANSNKDIKDPLEGFLYPARYDLGKDMKPEALLKQMVAKASQEYANADVKGQATKMGLKNPLELVTVASLVQAEGKYQHDFDKISRVVYNRLKPGNTETNGLLDFDSTINYIKGQSTLDVGSVKELRQIADPYNTYKIVGLPAGPISNPGADALKAATNPEPGPWYYFVSVNENKTLFAVTNDEHNVNVEEYERERKKSGQ
- a CDS encoding shikimate dehydrogenase encodes the protein MQPTVRRAAVLGSPIEHSLSPVLHRAAYRELGLLDWTYDRFEIDEATLAGFVADLGPEWAGLSLTMPLKRAIIPLLDGISDTAASVEAVNTVVLTPDGRRLGDNTDIPGIIAALHERGVEKVPAAAVLGAGATASSALAALSRVCTGEVTAYVRSRERADEMRQWGERLGVDVRTADWSRAAEALGAPLVIATTPAGATDALAREVPAGAGTLFDVLYDPWPTALAAAWTERGGTLLGGLDLLVHQAVLQVEQMTGRAPGPLAAMRAAGEEALRDRP
- the aroB gene encoding 3-dehydroquinate synthase, whose translation is MTDQVTRIQVGESAGHDAYDVLVGRQLLGELGSLIGTKAKRVAVIHPEALASTGEALRDDLAAQGYEAVAIQVPNAEEAKTIEVAAYCWKALGQSGFTRTDVIVGVGGGATTDLAGFVAASWLRGVRWIAVPTTVLAMVDAAVGGKTGINTAEGKNLVGAFHPPAGVLCDLAALDSLPVNDYVSGLAEIIKAGFISDPVILDLIEADPQAARTPAGPHTAELITRSIQVKADVVSSDLKEAGLREILNYGHTLAHAIEKNERYKWRHGAAVSVGMVFAAELGRLAGRLDDATADRHKAVLASVGLPLTYRGDQWPKLLETMKVDKKSRGDLLRFIVLDGLAKPTVLEGPDPAVLFAAYGEVGA